From the genome of Solanum stenotomum isolate F172 chromosome 5, ASM1918654v1, whole genome shotgun sequence:
tttctagTAGTGAAATATACACTGCTTATTCAATTTTTATCTACTCAAGATCACCtctaaaaaatctcaaattttagatatgaaatccaaaataaattctttAGAAGGGAGGTGTCTCTTCTATCTACAAGAAAATGAGTCTGTGTTAGTGTTTTGCCAAAGATAGTGCTCTCAATTATTCACTTGACATATGTTACTTTTAACTAATGGTCAAAGAAGATTTGTAGCTTTGTAATATTTAAAGCAGCatatttgagaattttagtTGGAAAGAAAAGGACTCTGCCATTCAACAAGATTCTGAGAAATTGCCAGAACCACATGGATGCTCGCTAAGTACTACTCGATAACATAGCAAGAAGGAGCTTTGAAACATATAATTATTGCAAGATAAACAAATGAAGGGCCCTGTATTAAAGGCAACCTCCAACCAAATGACGTGTGCAGGCACAGtggagaaaatgacataaatagttccaggagtaggtctaaaatagtccattaactatacacttaacagatttagtcatttaactattcaaaaacttatcagttTTGATCTCTTAATTATAAACTTACCggttttagtcccttaactataagCTTATCGATTTTAGTCCtataagtattcaaaaacttatcaggtttggtctctatccatttttttaatacaaataactTAGGTTTATAATAACGGAATTCATGTCTCGAgaaattaaatcatttaacaattttttctaCTGGTTCTCTCTCTCCACtactttttctttaaattaattttatgcgAAGAACCTTAACCTCAGcgatttaaaaatttaatttcacgaAGATTTCCGTTAATATAAACtactatttgtatttaaaaatgaCAATGGCCAAACCTGATAagtttttaaatacttaaatgactaaaatcggtaagtttataattaatgaactaaaatcgataagtgtatagttaagagaccaaaaatgataaatttatatttaaataacactaaaaatatattttaaaaatgctttactccaaaaaaaaacaaaaaaaaaaagttgaaacgTTTTCTTTTTGTCTGATTGAACAATAGCAAGAAAAACTTATCTGAGTTGCAGTTGAAAGTTTAAGCTCATTGTGAATCTCAAATTATAATGGCTTCAGCAGAAAACAATGGCCTTATTATTTCAACCACCGAGACCATACGTTTGTTTCTCGCCGGAGTTGAACTCTCCGATGACCTGAGAGAACTCGCGTCTTCCCTTTCCGATCATCCCACGGTACCATACAAACATCTGAGGTCGGTTTGGATCGGGTCTAACCCTGTAACACGACCTGATCTGATGGACTTGTTATCCGGATCCAATTTCGTCTTCTGCAGTCCAAAACCTAGAGAAAAAAGTGAGGAACTCAAAGCTCGGTTGAGGAAACTAGACGAAGCGTCGGAGAGGAAAGCGTATGATGAATTGGTGAAGGATATTACTCCTAGGAAGCCTGTGGATGAACCTTTTTCCTCTTATAAAGATCAAATGGGCTTTGGTGAGTCTCTCTTTTGCATATTATTATAATGATCTATTGGCATTATTGAAGTTGTATTTCCTAGTTCTAATTTTATTGACATACTATTGGAATGAAATCAGAACAGAATGATTCATTACCCCAATTAGTATGAATTAAGGGCATAGTTGATTGATATTGATTACTTTGATTGGAATCAGCTATTGCGGTGagaattgaaattttatttaaatacaaGTGAGTTCAAAAAGctaattttttggaaaaatttgaACTTTCTTATTCCAGTGATATatacaacagcaacaacaacaacataccaaatGTAGTCCTATAAGTGGTGTCTGGGAAGGGTGGGAAGGGTAGTGTGTAAGCAACCTTACCCCTTGAATGATGTTCAGTTTCCCCCAATCCTAAGCTAAGTAATGAGCGAGAAAGATGAATGCCAAAAGAAACTATTTACATAGTATAGTAAGTAGTAGCGAGAACAGGAAAGGTATAATTGCATCGGTCCTTCCAATCAGCCATCAAAGCAAGTTGTATAGACTATAGACTTGCAGGATCAGGTGGGAACTTGACTTGACAGGTAAAGAGGTTGTTTCTAATGGACCCTCGGCTTAagtaacacacacacacaaacaaacatatatatatatatatatatatatatgtttgtgtgtgtgtgtgttcaGGAATTTTTTTCTAAGAAAGTGAACACAATTTTGATTTAACAAAGGTTCAAATTAGGACAGTTTAAAGTGGGAGTTAGAGTAGTTTTAATTGTGGGATACAAATCATAATATGATGGCAAGAGCATTAGCATGGGTTAGTCAAAAGCTTCAGTTGAAAAGGAGTGATTT
Proteins encoded in this window:
- the LOC125866396 gene encoding uncharacterized protein LOC125866396: MASAENNGLIISTTETIRLFLAGVELSDDLRELASSLSDHPTVPYKHLRSVWIGSNPVTRPDLMDLLSGSNFVFCSPKPREKSEELKARLRKLDEASERKAYDELVKDITPRKPVDEPFSSYKDQMGFGLHVGIAMFTGYLMGYFAFRALFNHSPAMSAAGGILGLVIAMLVETLLFIIRTSSLDKKPARKATSFTTTQKKNQ